The following proteins are encoded in a genomic region of Drosophila willistoni isolate 14030-0811.24 chromosome 3R, UCI_dwil_1.1, whole genome shotgun sequence:
- the LOC6648187 gene encoding calcium uptake protein 1 homolog, mitochondrial, protein MTRSWQTLFNYARHMHALLRQEREQRERCPQQIGHSRFSLLPTIHAYCTEEKVQQVKECSDRKKFKRSLMLVKWFYPLVKASDESDETDGINNEGRAKAEKKAKEKSRESIHRNSFRQMTIRSYENRLRRYSHPDKIFRYFATIKMKNEQGRWEIYMTPLDFLRSLMPGFLQPENLGLDRYRKIDSSKTLTYPGLSEDSFFCKFQSNGLLTYSDYVFLMCLIKMPERYIEMAFRLFDHDGDGNLSMDELNKMFEKVGFSDTHLRNAKVYRYFFGNNFNQKLSLNKFLQFQRHINRDILMMEFNLLMKNPPQMKNEGKLRTKQEKNMKITELAFAKVLLAYAGYPNKKRLLTLQRIKEKYSTSTTGISLNDFMAFFTFVRDISAIDAALTFHYLAGADISRETLKHISKVVVGVHLSDHLIDIIYTVFDSDENGILSRRELVHVFRDRKTRGRWVNHNSVKFTAILGAVCKCAQDTIRSYM, encoded by the coding sequence ATGACCCGCAGCTGGCAAACGCTCTTCAACTATGCACGACACATGCATGCTCTCCTGCGACAGGAGCGAGAGCAACGCGAAAGATGCCCCCAGCAGATTGGACATTCTCGTTTCAGCCTTTTGCCCACGATACACGCCTACTGCACTGAGGAAAAGGTGCAGCAGGTGAAAGAATGCTCAGACCGGAAAAAATTCAAGCGAAGCCTTATGCTGGTCAAATGGTTTTACCCCCTAGTGAAGGCATCTGATGAATCAGATGAAACGGATGGTATAAATAATGAAGGCAGAGCCAAAGCtgaaaaaaaggcaaaggaGAAGAGTCGAGAATCCATCCATCGGAATTCTTTTCGACAAATGACCATCAGATCGTATGAGAATCGTTTGCGTAGATACTCACATCCTGATAAGATATTTCGCTACTTTGCCACCATTAAGATGAAGAATGAGCAAGGACGTTGGGAAATATATATGACACCGCTGGACTTTTTACGCTCTCTGATGCCTGGATTTCTGCAACCAGAAAATCTCGGACTTGATCGCTATCGTAAAATAGACTCGTCCAAGACATTGACTTATCCTGGATTAAGCGAAGACAGTTTCTTTTGCAAATTTCAGAGCAATGGCTTGCTAACCTATTCGGATTATGTGTTCCTGATGTGTCTGATTAAAATGCCCGAAAGGTATATAGAGATGGCCTTTCGTCTCTTCGACCATGATGGAGATGGTAATCTCAGCATGGATGAGCTGAATAAAATGTTTGAGAAAGTTGGCTTCAGCGATACCCATTTGAGAAATGCAAAGGTGTATCGCTATTTTTTTGGCAATAACTTCAATCAAAAGCTAAGTCTTAATAAGTTTTTGCAATTTCAACGTCATATAAATCGAGATATCCTTATGATGGAATTTAATTTGCTTATGAAAAATCCACcgcaaatgaaaaatgaagGCAAATTGCGAACGAAACAggagaaaaatatgaaaataacCGAATTGGCATTTGCCAAAGTGTTGCTAGCCTATGCTGGATATCCAAATAAGAAGCGTTTGTTGACCCTGCAACGTATCAAGGAGAAATACTCGACATCGACGACTGGCATAAGTCTCAATGATTTCATGGCTTTCTTCACGTTTGTCCGCGATATATCGGCCATTGATGCAGCGTTAACCTTCCACTATCTGGCCGGGGCGGATATATCGCGAGAGACTCTTAAACATATATCCAAAGTCGTTGTAGGTGTCCATCTATCAGATCATTTGATTGATATCATCTATACTGTCTTTGATAGCGACGAAAATGGGATTCTTAGTCGTAGGGAGCTGGTGCATGTGTTTCGTGACCGTAAAACTCGAGGCAGATGGGTGAATCACAATTCTGTTAAATTTACAGCCATATTGGGCGCAGTGTGCAAGTGTGCCCAAGACACGATACGTTCGTATATGTGA